The Candidatus Thorarchaeota archaeon genome includes the window CGACTGTCATGAGCAAACCTATGACGAAGAGAACTCCATAGAGCGCATTGGTGTCATACTTTGACAACAGGGCCTGCAGCGGTCTCTCGATTCGGATCGACAGAAGCAGGAGGCCAAACCCAACCGCCCAACCGACCAGGACGTCTTCAACGAAGTGAAGTCCAAGGTAGACCCTGGAGACTCCTATGAGGAGCGTCAATGTGACCGCAAGAATCACTGCCCACCATGTCTTGACTCTGGCAGCTAGCCATCCGAAGAGCATTGTAGAGTTCTGTGCATGACCGCTCGGCATGCCGTAGTTTGCTTCGGACGCCCCCGGGTACCAATATGACTGGGGTGGTCTCGGACTGTGGATCGCCACCTTGAGCCAGTAGTTGGTGACTATGGAGGTCAGCAAGACAAATACGACAATGACCGACTCGCGCTTCCTGTAGGCCCAGTATCCAACCAGTGCCAGTGGGACATAGAAGAGCTCTGAACCCAGCTGTGTCAACAGCTTGAAGAGCTCACCAGCCCATGGGAGTAGGTCTCTAAGGACATTGGTGATTTCCGGATTGAACTGCATACGCTCTCTCCTCAGTTCATCGTTTCAGCTACCCCGGTATTTGAAAGAGCTGCTTGGCTGGGAGCCTGAGTCTGAAGCCAATGCTTATAGCGCAGGAGGAGCGCGCAGACCCACGGTTGAGCTGAGATGGTACTGGAACATCTTGAACCAAGACATGTGTGGCGCATATTCGAGAGAGTCTTGGTAGCGACCCCACGAGAGTCGAAGAAGGAGGAGAAGGTCAGGGCAGCTGTGCTGGAATGGCTGTCGTCTGAGGTTGCCTCCAGAGGTGTCCGACTCAAGACGACCGTGGACTCTACTGGCAACCTGCTGATATCAGTGCCTGCAACCAGAGGGATGGAGTCATGTCCAACAGTCATGCTTCAGGGTCATCTTGACATGGTCTGCGAGACCAATCGTCCACACGGTTTCGACTTCCAGAACCTGCCGATACCTGTCCGTATCCAGGACAACGGAGAGTGGGTGGATGCGGACGGCACGACATTGGGGGCTGACAATGGCATAGGGGTGGCTCTGGCTCTGGGCCTACTCGTGGACGATGACCCCGGTCTGGCTCACGGTCCGCTGGAGATCCTCCTGACTGTGGACGAGGAGACCGGTCTCACAGGGGCCTTTGGTCTTGATGTGAAGGCCATGAGTCTGCAGAGCAAGTATCTCATCAACATCGACTCAGAAGAACTCGGTCTTCTGACAATCGGGTCTGCTGGCGGTGGTGATATCCAACTTGACAGAGAAGTGAGTCAGCATCCGCCGCCGAAGGACTACGCGTTCTATGCTCTCTCGGTCTCAGGTCTGCTCGGGGGGCACTCCGGGATGGAGATAGTGAATCCGAGAGCAAATGCGAACAAGCTGGTGGCTCGCATGTTGTCCTCACTGATTCGAGATGTACCCATCATGCTGTCCAGTTGGCATGGTGGCAGCAAGCACAACGCGATACCTCGTGACTCTGTCGCTGTGTTCTGTGTCAGAAAGAGAGACACCGGGAGAATGGAGGAGATCCTGAAGGCTGAGCGCGACGCGATTCTCTCCTACTACAGAAGTATGGTCAAGAACGCAATGGTCCTTGAACCCGAGATGGTGGTGGAGTGGAAGCAAGCCAGTCCGTCAACCTGCATGAGTACCGAGGAGTCTGCCATCATTGTACGTACCGCGAACGCGCTGCCGCATGGCTACCGTAACTTCTCCCCTGAAGTCGCTGGACTTGTGGAGACCTCATGCAACTTCGCCATTGTCCGGTCTGAGGACAGGAGAGTGAGCTTGCGCCTGTCGGTTCGAAGCAGTGTTGACTCTGAGCTGTCAGCATACCGCTACTCGATTGCGGACATGGCGGAGCTTGCCGGCTGGTCAGTGGAGATGAGTCCCGCATACCCGGGGTGGAAGCCAGAACCCAATAGCCCGTTCCTGCAGTTTGTCAGAAAGCACTACGAGGAAGTTCTTGGTTCCGAGGTCCGGATGGAGGCGATACATGCAGGTCTCGAGTGTGGGATTATTGGTGCTAAGATGCCCGGCATTCAGATGGTGTCACTCGGGCCGACTGCAAAGAATGCTCATACCCCCGATGAGCGACTGCGGATTGCAGATGTGGGCATCGTCTATAGGGTCTTAAAGGCAGTGCTGAGAGACCTGCCGAGACTTGAGAGTTGAGCGGGTGTCCTCTCAGCTGTTGAGCCGGGACAACCCCAGCGCTTCAAGTCGCTCCTCGTGTGGCACTCCAGTCTCTCTGTCCCACTTACGATATGCGTACCATGTGTCGAGTTGAGCATTGACGTCAGGCACATGACGCTCAGTGGGTCCGTCAAGGGGTCTCAAGACCACCTCGGGGAGTCTCTCGTTCTTCGTGTCATAACCGAGACGGAGGTTGAGCAGACGCATGAGCGTGAAGATCCTCTCTCCCGTGCGTCTGAGTTCTGCGACCGTGATGTCCCACCCGGTGACCATGCGGAGCAGCTCGGCCAGTTCCTCAGAGACGATTGGATAGAAGTGACAGATGACAGCAGAGTTGGTCAGGCATCTGAAGTCCTGCACTCTGGCGGCAATCTCTGCCTCGTTGGCGAACCTGTCCATACTCTCAATCTCGAAGCCTGCATCCAGTATGCCCATCTGATAGTTGTACATGTCCGCGGTCATATGGCATGCACCACGAGGAGACGTCGCGTAGCCAATCGCCATGCCTGAGAAGCCACGTGGGTCATGCTGCGCCAGTTCCATCCCATTGACCTGTGCTGCTAGCGACTCGTATCCGAACCGCCTGCCAAATGCCCTACTGCCCTCTGCCATCAGGTCTCCTATCCCTCTCCTGTGAGCGATTCTCTCAAGGAGGTCAAGCGCAGCGGATACATCTCCCCACTTGGGCTCGACTCCGTCAAGATCCTGTGCGGTTATCTTACCTTCACTGAAGAGATAGTAGGCAAAGGCGATTGTGTTTCCACCGGATATCGTGTCTACACCCAAGAGGTCCATCTGCTTGTTGATGAAGCAGAGGGCCTCAAGGTCGTTGTTGAGGATGAGGGACCCCATGGTGCCTGTCACTTCGAGTTCCGGTCCAGCGAACCGCCCGGTGGCATACTTTCCCTCCCTTATCTCAATCACACGACCGCAACCTATGGGGCATCTGAAGCATGCAGTCTTCCCGACCAGGACTCTCTCCTTCACAGTGGTACCGCTGATGTTGTAAGCGTCAAAGTCAGACACAGAGTAGTATCCCTGAGGAAGGGAACCATACATCATCGTGGCCATGTCAACATAGCCTGCAGTACCAAGGTCGGAGTACATCTGGAAGGTGGGTGTCTCCTTCTTGTCAGCATTCAGCTTCTGGCAGTACTCCGCCAGCTTCTCTGGCTCCGCGACAGGTACCTTCCTCTCACTGCCACTCACCACAATGGCCTTCAGCTTCTTGGAACCCATGACCGCGCCCATGCCTGTTCGTCCTGCCGCCCTGTGGTGGTCCACTATGATGCTCGCGTACTTCACCAGATTCTCTCCCGCGACACCAATCCTGGCAACACCGGGGTTCTTGAGACCTGACTCCTCCTTCAGAACCGTCCAGGTGTCCTCGGTGTCCCTGCCCCACAGATGGGATGCGCCCTTCAGACTCACTTCGGAGTCATTGATGATAAGATAGACCGGGCTTGCTGACCGACCTGTCAGTATGATCCCATCGTAGCCTGCAAACCTGATGTCCGCTCCAAAGTGGCCTCCGACAGTACTGTGTCCCCACAGCCCTGTGAGAGGTGACCTTGCACACACAGAGGTCTTGCTACCCGTGGGTACCATCGTCCCACAGAACGGTCCTGTCATGATGAACAGAGGGTTCTCCGGTCCCAGGGGGTCGGTCGCACGACTGACCATGTCATAGATCATCCTGCAGGCAAGGCCAGCGCCACCAATGTAGTCTCTGAGAATCTTGGGGTCAAGGGTCCGCTCTCCCGTCTTGCCACTTGTCAGGTCAACTGTGAGAAGCCTGTTTCGATATCCGAACACGGGACCACCTCTCAGAAGTCGATGGGCCTGCCCTCGAACATCGCGTCGTATAGCCGTCTGATTCCTGCGCTCTGGATGTCTCTGGGATTCATTGTTATGCTCGAGTCCATCATAGCATACTCAACAAGCTTGTCGAGTCCCTTATCAAAGTCCGTTCTCTTCACACCTGCTTCTTTGAGGCTTCTTGGAAAACCGGTCATCTTCTGCAGTTCCCTGACCTTTGCGGCAAATGCTCTTGCAGCCTTGAACGGGTCTGGCTCAAGAACCCCCACCAGTCGCCCCAGTTCCTGATACAGTCTTGCAGTTGCCTCGTTCTCTGCTGAGTTGTACTCGATTGTGTACGGCAGTGAGATTCCCACCGCAAGTCCATGCTGCACCCTGAGTACTGACCCGAGACTATGTCCGAGTGAGTGGGCAAGAGAGACCTGAGAGTTGCCAAAGGACATCCCTGCCAGATTCGCTGCGACCAGCATCTTCTCCCTTGCCAGCAGGTTGTGAGGTTCCGACATCGACTTCGGAAGCCATTCAAAGACCATGGTGACTGCCTTCATGGAACACGCGTCGGAGAAGTCGTTCTTCCACACCGACGCGTAACTCTCAACAGCATGGGTGAGCGCGTCCATGCCTGTGTAGGCTGTCATTGTCTTCGGGAGGTCCTTTACAAAGGTGGGTTCAAGTATCGCAAGGTCCGGAGTGAGTTCGGGGTTAATGGTCGCGAACTTCCGCCCGGTGTCATCCTCTCGGACCACAATGGCCTTCGTGGCATCCGAACCTGTGCCCGCGGTGGTGGGAATGCAAACCAGCCTCGCCTTGCTTCTCAGGTTCAGTGTGTCAAACGGTGTGAGTTCCTCGAGCTTGAAACCGGGGTTGACATACAATACCCATGCTGCCTTTGCGGTGTCCATCACGCTGCCTCCGCCAATGGCCACAATGAGGTCTGCGCTCGACTTGGTCATGGCGTCGGCAGCACTCTTCACCACTGAGACTCTTGGGTCAGACTCGGCCTCTGCCCAGACCGTGACCTCCCAGCCATTGTTCTTCAGCATCGACTCGACCTTTGCAGGGTATCCGAGGTCTGCTACGACCCTATCGGTCACTATGATTGCCCTCTGGCCCTTGAGCTGATCAAGTTCCGTCAGGGCATCTTCTCCAAATGCCACCTTCGGGACTGAGAACCACCATACCATCCATTGTTCACATCCTGATGTCGTAGGACCGGCTCACTCACTCTCGCGAGCCCTGTGTTCAGATTCAGGTGCAGTGCTGACTTATATCATGTCCGACGGCTGTCGGATTGACTCAGGGGCTTGCCATGGAACAGGTCTTGCTGAGCACTTCCATTGCCTCAGTGACTATGCTCTCAACCACCTGTTGCACTGATGGTATGTCGTGTATTCTGCCTGCGCACTCTCCCCCAAACATCAGTGCGGTGTCACGTCTTCCATCGAGGAGGTGGTCAAACCCCTCTCGTTCCAGACGGAGTATCTCCTCGTTTGACTCGACAGGTTCTCCCAGGTAGAAGCGCGGCACATCGCGTAGTGTCTGTTCGACTATCATCTCCGCTCTCTTGTTGCGAAGGAAGCGCATGGGCCCAAAGAGTCCTCGTCCCGCAAGCGTCTGTCGCTCTTCGAGGTCCACAATCGTCTGCTTCCACAGCGGCTCGAAGTCGCTCTCCTTGGTCGCAATGAATCGCGTACCCATCTGGATCCCCTTCGCTCCCAAACACAGAGCCGCAGCCAGTGTTGCGCCATCGCAGAACCCTCCGGCGGCCACGACCGGCCTTCTCACGGCCTTTGCCACTGCTGGCACGAGCACCATCGAGTGCACTGGCTCCCACGACACGTGTGCCCCACCCTCATGCCCTGAGGCGACTATTATGTCGGCTCCCGCTTTCTCTGCCTTGAGAGCGTGATACACTGACGGGACCACATGTGCCCATATCAGCCCCTCCCTCTTTATGATGGCCCATGGTGTGGGATTCCCCGCAGAAGTGATGATGACTCTCAGACGTCTCTCGATGTCGGAGTCACTATTCCTAGACTCGATTGTCTGCTCCACAAACATCTGTGATGCAACTGTGAACTCTGCTGCGACAGGAATGTTGACGCCAAAGACGCCGTCTGCATGTCTTGTTTCAGCGGCCACACGCTCAATTGACTTCCTGAGTATGACTGCAGGCGGGTCCGTGCCAAACAGACGGAGCGCATCCACAGGGGCGGCATCTGGCAGTAAGGTCGCCGCCATGCCAATACTACTTATGACTCCAAGGGCGCCCGCCTTGGACACGGCAATCGCCAGGTCTTCGGTCTTGTATGGTCCCATGCCACCCTGGAAGATGGGATGTTCTATGCCCACTAGGTCGCACAGCTCGGTCCGAAGCGATCTCATGCTGCTGTCTTCCGGTCACAGTCATATAAGCTTCCAGTACGACTGGACATGTCTGCCCGCGGTGTCCTGATGTCAGGTGTCCAGTCAGGTCTGATACCGTTCAACACTGTGAGTCGCCAGGCATGTCCAGTCCCTCTCTATCCCCTGCAGCGGCGATAGGTATTTCTTCAGACCTGCTCACGCCGGAATTAGGGGTTTCTCTCCAAGACGGCGGAGGAATGACTCTCATTACGGCAAATCACCCGTGGCATCTCAAGGACATCAACAGCCTGCTAGAAGAGCTGCATACGACAGCAAAGGGGCTCACGACCGCTGAAGCACAGGACCGGATAGCCACCCACGGGCCAAATGAGCTCGTCGCCGAGGAGCGCCCCGGGCCGCTTGTCATATTCCTGAATCAGTTCCGGAATCCAATGGTCGCCATCCTCATGGTTGCGATTCTCATATCCATCGCAGCATCCTTCATGCCGGGGCACGGAGAAGAGGGCGGTATTGTGGATGCGGTGATAATCGGAGCGATTGTGATTGCAAATGCAGTCTTTGGGTTCGTTCAGGAGTACCGCTCAGAGCGTGCACTTGAGGCTCTGAAGGAGATGGCTGCACCGAAAGCACGTGTCATGCGTGACGGACTGTGGACAGTCATCGAGTCACGATATCTTGTACCCGGTGACCTCATCGCGCTTGAGAGCGGTGACCGTGTTCCAGCAGATGGCCGGCTCATCTCATCGGTTGGCCTCGGTGTGGATGAGTCGATTCTCACCGGCGAGTCTCGGCCCAGCCATAAGACGCAGGAGACGCTCACTCAAGAGAAGGCCAGCATCAGCGAAAGAAAGAACATGGTCTATCAGGGAACGATTGTGACATCCGGCAAGGGGCGAGCGATAGTCACAGCAACAGGCATGCTGACCGAGTTCGGCGCGATTGCTCGATCTGTGCAACAGAGCGCCGAGATTGCCACACCACTTCAACACGACCTGGAGGACCTGGGCCGCAAGCTGGGTGTTGTAGTTGTCCTCTTAGCCGCACTAGTACTTGCAGCGGAGGTTGTCCGGAACGTCTCCGGCTCGTTCGTAGAGGAACTAATGGCTGCCATTGCTCTTGCCGTCTCAGCAATCCCTGAGGGACTGCCCGCGGTCGTGACAATCACCCTTGCGATAGGGGTGCAGAGGATGGTCCAACGGAACGCTATAGTCCGTAGACTGCCCTCTGTGGAGACTCTTGGTTCGACGACCGTGATTTGTTCAGACAAGACTGGAACGATAACCAAGAATGAGATGACGGCCACGGTCATATATGCTGATGGCAAGTTGTTTGATGTCAGCGGCACAGGATACAACAAAGCTGGCGACTTCACCTACCATGGTACAAAGGTAGACCCACTGGCAGACCCGCAGCTTCGCCAAGTGCTCCTGATTGGCCAGCTGTGCAGCAATACCGTGCTGCAGAGCGACCCGACTGCGAAGGCTGACTATAGTGTGGTTGGCGACCCCACGGAAGGGGCACTCATGGTTCTCGCTGAGAAAGGAGGTCTCTCGTACAGCGACACAATCACCAAGTATAGGGAAGTCCATGAGATCTCGTTCGACTCGATTCGAAAGAGAATGACCTCTGTGGTGACTGGTCCCGAAGGCGATTTCCTTGCCTTCACAAAGGGTGCGCCGGAGGTTGTGGTGGCGCTCTGCAAGACGATGCTGCAAGGTGGCCGCACACTGACACTGGACAGTGCTCATCGAGAGGAGATTGCAAGAGTCAACTCTCAGCTTGCCGAGAAAGCTCTGAGAGTGCTGGCGTTGGCGTATCGACCGCTCGGCCGTGACGTGACTGACTTTAGCGCAGACACCACAGAGCGAGACCTCATCTTTGCGGGGCTTGTCGGAATGATAGACCCTCCGCGTGAGGAAGTGCGCGATGCGATTCAGCTCTGCAAGAGCGCGGGCATCCGTGCAATCATGATTACTGGTGACAACCAACTGACCGCAAAGGCTGTGGCACAAGGTGTCGGCCTCATAGGCAAGGATGCCTCGGTCATGACCGGGCCGGAGCTAGACGAGCTGAATGATGAGGCGTTTCGGCAGTGCGTGTTCACGAACAACGTCTTCGCCAGAGTGGCTCCGGAGCACAAGCTGCGGATTGTCGCAGCCCTGCGCAGCGCGGGCAATGTGGTCGCCATGACCGGGGACGGCGTCAACGATGCTCCTGCCATCAAGTCTGCCGACATCGGAATATCGATGGGTATCCGGGGCGCGGACGTGACAAAGGAGGCCTCTGATGTTGTACTGGTAGATGACAATTTCGCCACGATTGTGTCCGCCGTGGAAAAGGGACGAGAGATCTACTCAAACATAAGGAAGTTCGTCAGGTTCCTCCTCTCATCCAACTTTGATGAGTTGTTCCTGGTGTTCACGATTGTGATGATAGGTCTTCCCCTGCCTATCACTGCAGTCCAGATACTGTGGCTCAACCTTGTCACCGATGGACTTCCAGCACTTGCGCTTGGTGTTGATCCTCCCGAGCAGGGTCTGATGAAGCGTCCTCCAAGAAAGCCGGGCGCGAAACTGATGGACCGAAGAATGGGCGGCTTCATTGTCCTCTCTGGTCTGGTCGCATTCCTGGGCGCAGCCTTCGTATTCCTCTACTCGTTGTACGTGTACGGCGGTTACATCCCCGGATTCACAGGCGAAGCTCTGTCTGAACTGGAGTGGAGATCCGCGGTCTCATCTGTGACTGGTCTTGCTTGGGCTGACGTCTTGACGCACGCACGCACTGCAGTGTTCGCTTCTGTCGTGGCTTTCGAGCTCCTCTTTGTGTGGAACTGCAGAGATGAGTACAATCCAGTGTGGCGGTCAAGCCTCAAGGGGACAACGTACCTGTTCATGGCTGTCTTGGCATCCGCCCTGCTGACCCTGGTCACCATCTACGTGCCCTTTGTTCAGCCATTCTTCAAGACCGTGCCGCTCACTCTCTCTGACTGGGCAGTGGTACTCCTCGCTTCTCTCCCGGCTCTGCTAATCCCTTCGCCCATCATCTTCGGCCACAGAAAACTGCGCAGACCGAGAGCCCGGTGAGTTCATCATGACTTTCCGTGTGCCTGTCAATCCGGTACAGTCATGTAGCGAGCCTTTGACGTCTGACGTACTCGACCTACAGTGTTGCCCATGTTGAACGGATGCACACATGAGTGCGACTGGCAAGTCATGCTCCTTTGACTGCCTTGGACTGATCACTCATCAAGGAACTTGGTCGGTATCTTCACTGCAGTGGCCACCAGCTCTGCTGCTGCCTTGGTGGCTCGCATGACCTTGCCCATGTCCCCAGTCAGCTTGAACTTTCGGGCCATAATTCCCTTGATGGGATCTATCTTACCCGCAAACAGCTGCTTCCAGTTCTCGTAGGGGCCGGCGTACACAAACGGGGCCTTGTCATCGGGAAGCGCCATTCTCGCAAGTCTGCACTCGCCGTGCCAGAGGTCCATGTAGAGCCGCATGTTCTCCTTGATGACCTTACCATCGGCCTCGATGACAAACAGGAATGCGCCCTCCCAGTCCTTTGCAGCGTCCTTGTAAGCAGTATTGGCATTGAGCAGTTTCCAGTACTCGGCAATCCACTCTTCAGATGGGAAGACCAGTTTCTTGGTCAATGCTATTCCTCCTTGAACCATCAGAGTCATCGGTCGCCATGTTCACCTCGACCCTGGTCAAGTCCTCGTGTAGTCCTCTCCGCGTTCCTTTCTCCCCCTGATAAGCGTTGTGAGGTTGCCTTTCATACAACCGGATGGCAGCCCGTACGTTGTCGCGCAACGACCCAGTATACCAATCGTGTTACGCGAACACGATGCACCACGACTCAACGTCTGTCGTGATGACATCCTATGGCCCATCCTTCTAACGAGTGGTGTGCAGTGGTCCGCAAGTCTTGCCTGCACTCTGTCACGTCCAACGAGAGACGGCAATGCTCTGCTCGACGAAAGGGAATGCACCAGTCGAACACGCTTTAACCAGATCTGTCAACCAGTACGTCCACGCACCATGCCCCACGATAACGGAACCACAGGTTCTCCGAAATCTCTCTGAGGTGACTTGACTCCACGAAGAAGCGCGGCAAGCAGGACTCTCTCTCTGAGGCCTTCTACACTCTACTTGGTATTGCTAACTGCATAGAGTCGGGTGGCAGAGGCAAGGACTACCTAGTCCTTGAGGACGGCGACGAAATGAAGGGATATGTCCCGACACCGCTTGAGAATGACTTCGCTAAGGGTGTGGCGGACCTCGAGCGGATACTGTCACAGTGCGGCCCCGAGGTGCTGAAGGACCGTCCGCAGCTGATGGCATTGGGTATAACCGTCCTCTGTCGTGCCAACGCTGCCGCCCATGCCTACCGGTCTCGAATGTGGAAGTACTCTACCGAATACGGTTCTGAGGTGAGCGTAGTTGCAGAGTCGTCGCGGAGGCTGCTACAGCTCATAAGGACCGTGATTGAGTCAATGTTGCCTGAAGAGAAGCAGCTGGTGTACTCCTTTCTGCCCGACGAGACAAAGGAGTGTTCTTTCATTTCGTACTATTGGACAGACTGGAACAAACACTCGGAGGAGATGCTTGTGGTCCGAAGCCTGCTCGGCATGGAATGAATGGTGTTGCATCACCTGTCGAGCAATGGCAGCGCAAGTGCTTCAGCCAGACGGAGTTGGTCCTGGAGACGGCCCACTGTTGTTGCAGAGTGTGAGTCGCTGCCAAGTGCAAACTCGCAGCCCGCATCTCTGGCCAAGACGAGAAAACCCTCGTCCCTAGTCGGATAGCGGGCACTCAGCTCTACGGCAACGCCCGCGTCAGACAGAGCACGGGCTGCTCTCTCACCGTCTTCCATCCTGTATGAGGTCAGGTAGCCGTCCCAGTGGGCAAGAATGTCGATGTGATTACTTCTGACCACCTTGCACAGGGCAGACACCCAGACCTCTGATCTACATGGTGCATGGACAGAGCCGATGACAATATCGAACTGCTCTAGTCCTCCTGCAACAGGACAGAGCGAACCATTCGTCTCGATATCGACCTCTGCTCCCCCAAGTATGCGGAGACCTCTCTGTTCGTCTCTGAGAGCACTGAGGACCCTGCTCCTCTCTTCCACGAGGCTCTCTGCCCCCATCTTACTTCCCAGCGATGGCCAGAAGTGGTCTGTGATAGCAACTGTCTTGAGTCCGACTCTCTGCGCCTGTGCAACTATCTCCTCCACTGTGGACACTCCATCTGAGAAGTCCGAGTGTGTATGCAAGTCGTGGGTCACGGTCTTCATTGGCTACTGGTCACCTGTGTGGTCCGCAACAGACACGCGGAAGATGCATGCTCATGGACAGACTCTGCGTGGCTCACATGGTTCCCGCGTCATCCTCTGTCAATCTGATGATGAGCGGCATGAGTGGCATTCTGGCCATGCAGCCGTTTCCGTCGTTCCGTTCAGGGCCGGCAAGCCTTGTACGAGCTGCCTAAGGAGCTTGCCCTGTGGAGACCCATTCAATTCTATCCATGACGTCATGGAGACCCCGTGGATGTGCTGCAGTGGATAGCTCGGACCTGGCCTGGATGAGGACTGCTCGCCCGGGCGTTGTTCTTCCGACATTGAGGCGTCTGAGCATGGGGCACTTGAACAGGGGACTGACATCAATGGAGCTCATGCTGTTGTCCTCAAGGTCAAGCACTCTCAGTACAGGGAGCCCCTCAAGAGCATTGAGGTCCACTGAGGTCAGATGGTTAGCCCTTAGATGCAGTTCAATCAGTCCTCTGCAACCTGCAAGTCCTTCAAGTGATACCGACTCTAGAGCATTCTCTTCAAGGAGCAGGTACTGAAGTCCACTACATCCTGCAAGTGGCGAGAGGTCAATAGCCTTCAGGTCGTTGGCAGAGAGAATCAAGTGCCTCAGGCGCGTGAGTCCTGCCAACGGTGACAGGTCCACAGAACCGAGTCTGTTGCCCCTCAGGTTCAGGTACTCCAGACTCTTGCAAGAGGCCAGTGGTGCCAAGTCTACACTGCTCAAAGAACAGCGTTCCATCTCAAGTTTCGCGAGTGAGAAGCACTTTCGAAGCGGCTCGAGACTGACCTCTCCAAGCTCATTGCCCGTGAGTCCCAGATACTTCAGCCCAGTACTGCCATCAAGTGGTCCCAGGTCGACACCTCTGAGTGCATTGTGTGTGAGACCGAGATACCTGAGGTCTTCACACTCCGACAGAGGTGTGAGGTCTACTGATGAGATGTCATTGTCAGACAGAAACAGGTTTCTCAGTGAGGTGCAGTATGCCAGAGGTGCTAGGTCAATCTCCCCAATCACGTTCGATGACAGATCAAGCTCGGTCAGTTCCTTGCACTCGCTCAGGGGCTTCAAGTCTATCCTGTCAATGCGGTTCCATCTGAGACAGAGTTCTCTGATCCTCTTGCAGCTTGCAAGAGGGCTCAGGTCCACGCTAGTCAACGGGCATTCGGAGAGGGTTAGACGCTCGAGCATTGGGAGCTGTATGAGGGGCTCAAGGTCTATCGCCTTGATGTCCATGTCCACAAGATTGACCTCAATCATCCCCTTGTGCAGATGCAGCTCCTCCTGTTCATCGTCAGTCCGGATGAATCTAAGGGCAACCTCCG containing:
- a CDS encoding cation-translocating P-type ATPase, which gives rise to MTLITANHPWHLKDINSLLEELHTTAKGLTTAEAQDRIATHGPNELVAEERPGPLVIFLNQFRNPMVAILMVAILISIAASFMPGHGEEGGIVDAVIIGAIVIANAVFGFVQEYRSERALEALKEMAAPKARVMRDGLWTVIESRYLVPGDLIALESGDRVPADGRLISSVGLGVDESILTGESRPSHKTQETLTQEKASISERKNMVYQGTIVTSGKGRAIVTATGMLTEFGAIARSVQQSAEIATPLQHDLEDLGRKLGVVVVLLAALVLAAEVVRNVSGSFVEELMAAIALAVSAIPEGLPAVVTITLAIGVQRMVQRNAIVRRLPSVETLGSTTVICSDKTGTITKNEMTATVIYADGKLFDVSGTGYNKAGDFTYHGTKVDPLADPQLRQVLLIGQLCSNTVLQSDPTAKADYSVVGDPTEGALMVLAEKGGLSYSDTITKYREVHEISFDSIRKRMTSVVTGPEGDFLAFTKGAPEVVVALCKTMLQGGRTLTLDSAHREEIARVNSQLAEKALRVLALAYRPLGRDVTDFSADTTERDLIFAGLVGMIDPPREEVRDAIQLCKSAGIRAIMITGDNQLTAKAVAQGVGLIGKDASVMTGPELDELNDEAFRQCVFTNNVFARVAPEHKLRIVAALRSAGNVVAMTGDGVNDAPAIKSADIGISMGIRGADVTKEASDVVLVDDNFATIVSAVEKGREIYSNIRKFVRFLLSSNFDELFLVFTIVMIGLPLPITAVQILWLNLVTDGLPALALGVDPPEQGLMKRPPRKPGAKLMDRRMGGFIVLSGLVAFLGAAFVFLYSLYVYGGYIPGFTGEALSELEWRSAVSSVTGLAWADVLTHARTAVFASVVAFELLFVWNCRDEYNPVWRSSLKGTTYLFMAVLASALLTLVTIYVPFVQPFFKTVPLTLSDWAVVLLASLPALLIPSPIIFGHRKLRRPRAR
- a CDS encoding SCP2 sterol-binding domain-containing protein; protein product: MVQGGIALTKKLVFPSEEWIAEYWKLLNANTAYKDAAKDWEGAFLFVIEADGKVIKENMRLYMDLWHGECRLARMALPDDKAPFVYAGPYENWKQLFAGKIDPIKGIMARKFKLTGDMGKVMRATKAAAELVATAVKIPTKFLDE
- a CDS encoding PHP domain-containing protein; this translates as MKTVTHDLHTHSDFSDGVSTVEEIVAQAQRVGLKTVAITDHFWPSLGSKMGAESLVEERSRVLSALRDEQRGLRILGGAEVDIETNGSLCPVAGGLEQFDIVIGSVHAPCRSEVWVSALCKVVRSNHIDILAHWDGYLTSYRMEDGERAARALSDAGVAVELSARYPTRDEGFLVLARDAGCEFALGSDSHSATTVGRLQDQLRLAEALALPLLDR
- a CDS encoding leucine-rich repeat protein; its protein translation is MSEVALRFIRTDDEQEELHLHKGMIEVNLVDMDIKAIDLEPLIQLPMLERLTLSECPLTSVDLSPLASCKRIRELCLRWNRIDRIDLKPLSECKELTELDLSSNVIGEIDLAPLAYCTSLRNLFLSDNDISSVDLTPLSECEDLRYLGLTHNALRGVDLGPLDGSTGLKYLGLTGNELGEVSLEPLRKCFSLAKLEMERCSLSSVDLAPLASCKSLEYLNLRGNRLGSVDLSPLAGLTRLRHLILSANDLKAIDLSPLAGCSGLQYLLLEENALESVSLEGLAGCRGLIELHLRANHLTSVDLNALEGLPVLRVLDLEDNSMSSIDVSPLFKCPMLRRLNVGRTTPGRAVLIQARSELSTAAHPRGLHDVMDRIEWVSTGQAP